TAAGAAGGCTTGGTATTAATATTTAACAAGGCCTTGTTTTCATACTTAAGAAGGCTTGGTATTCATACTAGCCAGACTTGGTATTCATACTTAAAAAGGCTTGGTATTCATAAGAGTTGACTCAAAGTTAGCGGTttgttgtcattttattttagtCTGTCAAAATAACCTAAACTCATTTGTGGTTGCCCTAACGGCTACTTTGTTGTGTAAGTATTTACCAAGCAGGTATAGTCGATCAGTAAACAAATTAATAACCGAATACGAGTATATCACCCTTTAAAACggtaattcataatatatatatgagcggcTCACTGGCGCTTATCTGTTACTGATTTGTtaatttcatgggagattagacAAATGAAATTAGTAACTCACTGACTCGTTATTTTACTGAGGACTTTAGAAAAGATTGAAATATACTGATGACTCCATTTTTACCACGTCTTTTAAAAcggacttaaaaaaataataataaataaaaaactgatatgTGCTCTATCGACTAAAAGTACTGGAGATATTGAAAACAAGACAGAACTCGAGAACACTCAACACTGTTGACCGAACGGAATAAAACTGCAATAGTAGAAATAGTAAAGATAAAaaggtaattataataataataagggtaaaACACAACCGTGGTAGATTGCTACGTTGAAGATTATGATAATCTATAGAATTTATCGTCAAGTGACCaagattttgtatatatgtatttttattccgAGCGGCAAACTCTTCTCATTAAACAGAAGAATCGTGTGTCCTCTTATTTATCCGAAAATTCAAaacattattgaaaaaataaagctattaatattttaaagaacacaaaagaaaaagattCACTGCAAAAGTATACCCATTTATAGGATGGTTTTCGAAAACGCATGAACGAAAGTGACTGAAAAATTCACCAACGATTTTCACAAGGAATCCGCGAATATTTTGAAGACAACATAAGGGAAGGAGTCACTGCAAAGTATATTGGAAGAGATTTCGCCAAAAATTTTTCACAAACAAATCCggtaatattttaaaaaacagaaaagtGAAGCAGTCACTTCGTAGTACAATACGTTTATAAAGCTGTTATCGAAATCGCCATCCAAAATGACTAGAAATTAATAGATATTGTTCGTTGAAGTGAAAGCTTTTTTACAAACAAACCCGTTAATATTTTAAGGAACAGAAAAGGGAAGAACTCACTTCGTTGTACAATACGTTTATCAAGCTGTTATCGAAATCAAGATCCAAAATGACCAGAAATTAGTAGATATTGTTCGTCGAAGTGAAAGCAAATTCGCCACGTTGTGCTCGCAGACAAAGTACATCCATTTGTTTTTTGAACGCGATCTACAAAGCAACTGTATAGAAGGGATATTCGCTTTTGGAAATTAGGTTAAGCGAtctaaaagaaaaggaataaactataaaaaataaaatcgaaatGCAATCACTCACGTTTTCAGGCAGCTGCTGTATCACCATCTGTTGAGGAGGGTAAACCGCCGAATTGGGCATCACGGGTCTGATGGCCTCGATGTACTGCGGTCTCTGAAGGGCCGAGTGAGGCACCGCGTCGGCGGGCATCATCACCAGGGGCGTGAGGACCGGGAGCAGGAGGAACAGGAGGCAGGGTATCGAGCAGCGGGAATTCGCCAAAGGGCAGCAACGCGAGCGATTCCCTGCGCCGACGGTAGTGCTTCTCCCTCCGGCCGCAGAAGTCGTAGATCCTCCACCTGCCCTCCCGTTCATCCTGGCTGGTGGGGAGACTGTGGCCGATCCGGCGTCCGCCAGCTGGTATTGTAGCTTCCAGAGCCTggaaagagggaggaggaggaggaggtggtggaggaggtggagtcgactctcagagagagagagagagagagagagagagagagagagagagagatgggaagtcAGCAACGCCCACTTAAAcgctttgctttttgtttttgtttttataagccAGGCGCACTGCGCAACAGTTTGCTTATAGCACAAGGGCTTAAGGATTATATTAACTTTTTCGTGAgtgctctctgctctctctctctctctctctctcccccttagtgctaaaattaattatttttaatgtggCCGCGTAGCTACTTAACGAGCCGTTGCTGtgatacacgcacatatataaatacgtatatagatatacacatacatacatatatatgcatacacacacacacacacaaatatatatatatatatatataatatatatatatatatatatatatatatatatatatatatatatatatatatcagtatatactgaTATCCGAAAATGATAAGATCAGAAAGTACTAATGATTACTGGAACATACAATAATCAGATTGCATCCCTTTatgcgtatatacatattattaaatgGTGTTTGAATTCATAacatattttttagatatatcttACACGTGcagaaattaaatgaatatattactTGAAAGGGTGCCAAATTATTTAGCGATTGATTTTAGGATGCTAAGTGGGTATCTAATTAAACGTGCATGTATCGTAGGTAATCTGCGAGTATTGGGGTTGGAGTATTACTTTTACAATTGCTTTTGCTGTCCATTCAACAATCTGGGGTCCTCAAAACAGATTACAACGAAAACTTGACATCGTAGTGATCAAAGTTTGAacgccttttcatttatatttttattgtttataaacaatggcAGTCACATTGTTATGGTACGTCTTGTCTCTTTACTGGGATATATTAttcgtttatgtttttattatttataaacaatggCAGTTACATTTTCACGGTACGTTTTGTCTCGTTACTGGGATATATTATTCGTTTATGTCTCTATTGTTTATAAACAAAGACAGTCACGTTGCTATATAAGTCACCTTCTTGAACTTttgagggattattattattattatattattattattattatttttttttttttgctctatcacagtcctccaattcgactgggtggtatttatagtgtggggttccgggttgcatcctgcctccttaggagtccatcactcttcttactatgtgtgccgtttctaggatcacacctttcttcgcatgagtcctggagctacttcagcctctagtttttctagattccttttcagggatcctgggatcgtgcctagtgctcctatgattatgggtacgatttccactggcatatcccatatccttcttatttatattttcagatcttgatacatatccattttttccctctctttctcttcaactctggtgtcccatggtattgcgacatcaatgagtgatactttcttcttgactttgtcaatcaacgtcacgtctggtctgtttgcacgtatcaccctatccgttctgataccatagtcccagaggatctttgcctgatcgtttttctatcactccctcaggttggtgctcgtaccacttattactacaaggtagctgatgtttcttgcacaggctccagtggagggcttttgccactgaatcatgcctctttttgtactgttctgtgcaagtgccgggcattcacttgctatgtggtttatggtttcatttttcgtattgcacttcctacatatgggagagatgttatttccgtctatcgtactttgaacatatctggttcttagggcctgatcttgtgccgctgttatcattccttcagtttccttctttagctctcccctctgtagccatgccaattgtcatcgctggctagttctttagtctgtctggTGTATtgttccgtgcattggtttgttgtgccagtctctgttcttctgtctttctcctgtctctgtatatttctggatcttcgtctacttttattagtccttcttcccatgctctctttagccactcgtcttcactggttttcagatattgccccagtgctctgttttcgatgttaacgcagtcctctatacttagtagtcctctccctccttcctttcgtgttatgtatagtctgtccgtatttgctcttgggtgtagtgctttgtgtattgtcatatgtttcctggttttctgatctatgctgcggagttctgccttcgtccattccactattcctgcactgtatctgattactggcactgcccatgtgtttatggcttttatcatatttccggcgttgagttttgacttgagtatcgccttgagtctctgcatatattctttcctgatcgtgtccttcatctcttggtgttttatatctcctccttccattattcccaggtatttgtatcctgtctcatctatgtgtttgatgttgctcccatctggtagttttatcccttcagttctcgttactttgcctttttgtatgttgactaaggcgcatatttgggaaaaactctctatcgcgaaagtatatatattgttctaagctccacaataataaaaaatgttgcgagttcgtgtataatttaaaaactctttacaaagctttcgaacccttccctgggttcatcgtCAGTCCAaaatctgaagatgaacccagggaagggttcgaaagcgttGTAAAAGGTTTTTAAATCATACTCAAACTCGCAACatttcttattattgtggacctcttagaacattattattattattattattattattattattattatattattattattattattattattattattattattagtgaatctGTGTGAAGTTTcgtaatttgttattttaatcaTTACCTTAAATTTTTGATTAATTAAATCAATTAATGGGAAAGCCTGTTTATGTCACAGAACATATAGACGTAAGACTGgtgaaatatccaaatatatacatatcatatatattacttttatgatTAATATTTAACAATATTTTATGAAGAGTTTAGAGCTGTAAGCCATAACTATCCCCTAGATTTCTTTCGTTTCTTTAACGTTCCAGCATCAAACAATCCCACCTACATACACACCCATCTTCATACACGCCCTCGCGTTTTTTGATAAATGCTACACTTCTCGTGACATTCCATTATGAGCACCGAGACTCCTTTCTCTCAATCCCATTGTGGAAGTGTCCTGTGATTTGCTATTCATCTCGGACTCACGTGGACCAGATGTAGAAGGATCAAAAGAAGTCGACTTTCGTTTGGAGGTTTCTTTGCCGACGTCAGCCCGTAGTATTGTCCGATCCGATGAGGAGCTTAAGAATATGCCAGCCTTAGTACATTATCATAGACACTGGTGCCATTTTCTCCAACATCCCTTATAGAACACCacgctccgttttttttttttttattttctatttttaaatgaGACCCACTTTCCTTGTAGGTACGCTTTCAATTGATGCTATAGATGGTCCTTTTTGTATCGTGCCctattttgttctttctttcagTTTTAACCTTCTTTCTCCTAcgctctactatatatatatatatatatatatatatatatatatatatatatatatatatatatatatatatatataatatgcacacacacacacacacatatataatatatatatatatatatatatatatatcatataatatatatatatatatatatatatatatatatacattttttttcttgtattacaTGGGTATTATCTTATTTTCAAGTATCTGGCCTCGGGGCGTAAGACTATCTGTCATTTTCGTATCTAACCAAAAATTTTCAAGATACTCAACGCATTACATTAGTATCTGGTAAACGCAGTACGATCATTACATTCGCTTTAGTAACTGCCATGTACCATACCAAGTAAACCAAAATTCAAATAATCCTCCTCTGAtgcaattatgaattatttcacaGGTTAACATTTCAGTAAATACTAATCACACGTTGACGATATACCTCCAGACCTTTCGAACAAAATGTAAGCtgatcacaagaattgttaactgaaggggatggtaataattataaaacactGTTCCTTAACACATGATACAATTATCAATGAAAGGAATCACACTGACAACTAAACACccaaatttaaaactgaaaaaccATACGGATGAGCTAGTAGTACCAATACCAACTCTGGAACTTGATGTTCCATCTTGTTCTGTTCCTTTGCAGATGTAGGTAGTGGACTGTTTTACTCACCAATAGAATTATGTCCACCTACCTCCTATTTTCGTGCACTAGATCCACGGATTATTAATTACCTCAGGCGCTGCTTACTGAGAAAGCACTTACCAGCCGACGCAAAACATTTGGCtaaaagggtactatagtagattcacatacaaccgtgcatctgatgtctaagggacccttacgacgctcctgattggctgttgataagccagtcacacagctggaaacgctcagtctctttcgagagttcacataggcaggatgtatgatccatCACTcatgagggatacatctttcaaaagtatccctcaggagagatggaacatgcatcctgcctatgtgaactttctcgagagactgagggtttccagccctgtgattggcttatcaacagccattcacCACTGTATTCATCACCTGAAGCCTTTGCATGTAGTTGCTTTTTGCAAAGGGTATCCATTTGCTTGACGACAGGAGGATTTTGCTCATGAGATCCGAAAGCTTTCGATCTCACTCGATACGATAACATCCCTCCACAATTCTGGAGTCATGATACCGTTCACTTCCTGAcaactagcgcctcagtggcgtgatcagtatggtcttggcctgccacagcggtggccgcgagttcgattctcgggcattccactgaggggttagggatgtgtatttctggtgataggggTTCAgtcgcgacgtggttcggaagtcacgtaaagccgttggtcccgttgctgaataatcactggttccatgcaacgtaaaaactccatacaaacaaacaaacaaacaatttcctGACAAGTGTCCATTGCCACTTCGttctttcgtgttattttgtcagTACTCTTCAGTTTCCTCTTAGTCCCACCAGTTATTTCTACTCTTTCAAGATTATCATCCTTTTTTTTATGCCTCCTTTCTATTTCATCCCAATTTTCTTCAGAAATGTCTGCTACTGATAAAGGGGACTTCGAAAAATACACCGGACGGAGGCTGACTGGAAACTTTACATGTTCAGCTCTACACTTCCAAGATCAATTTCACTTTCATCGCTCGAAAATATTTTTCCTCAAATTCCCTGCAGTGTTTAAAGTGTGGAGACTGGaacacctgcccccccccccaccccccccccactttcATTTGTAATTAGTGCTTATGAGAAGAAGCAAATTCTGGACTCTGTAAATCCTCTTGCGAGAGATGAATGTCCTCATTAGACTCTGCCTttcgatcattaaaaaaaaaaagaaaaaatacactcCTTTTCTAACCAgcacaaaaacatacacatatacacgcagTCTTCTTAAACGAATTATTTCCCCCCGAATATGATTTCTGCCGTCAtcgcttttctcatttctttccGAAGAGACTGACTAATGTTACGTCATTTTGATCTTTTTAGGTGTTGCAGACATTCCCCTGTAGGAACCTTATTTTGAGAACCTGTCTagtatgaaaatttatttattttaattgccaatggttatataatatatatttatataattataatatattattatatatatgtatatcagaaTCACGAAaggttaggaacgtgataaatccataaataaaagataaatgccacgaaggaaaaataaacgaaggagtctgcgagatctttttCGGCTGAAAGcccttttcagccgaaagatctcgcagactccttccgtctatttttcccttcgtggcatttaattttatttatatatatattatataatatatattagttatatatatatatatatattatatatataatatatatatatatactatatatagatatatactatatatatatatatatatatatatataatcattgttcTCAGTATTGGATATAAACACTCTTTATTATTCATGTAATCATAAAAAGCAAAACATTTATTTGAAACTTTGCTGTCCTTTATACGTCCCGTCCTATTTCTTCGTCGCGATGACTCCTcactgttggggggggggggaggtggcctAGGTGAGGGAGATGGAGCCGGAGCTGGGTCAGTGTACCAGCGGGAGGTCATA
The genomic region above belongs to Macrobrachium nipponense isolate FS-2020 chromosome 39, ASM1510439v2, whole genome shotgun sequence and contains:
- the LOC135210316 gene encoding uncharacterized protein LOC135210316, encoding MNGRAGGGSTTSAAGGRSTTVGAGNRSRCCPLANSRCSIPCLLFLLLPVLTPLVMMPADAVPHSALQRPQYIEAIRPVMPNSAVYPPQQMVIQQLPENVPPPRKRAAIVLDKLMFALQKALDDTPNATSPGHQQGLSGNRAFAAGPMDLQRRGNNDGRLYWRCYFNAVSCF